The proteins below come from a single Melospiza melodia melodia isolate bMelMel2 chromosome 12, bMelMel2.pri, whole genome shotgun sequence genomic window:
- the U2SURP gene encoding U2 snRNP-associated SURP motif-containing protein isoform X11, giving the protein MLQCYHHQKTRRILRRNLLALIHRMIEFVVREGPMFEAMIMNREINNPMFRFLFENQTPAHVYYRWKLYSILQGDAPTKWRTEDFRMFKNGSFWRPPPLNPYLHGMSEEQETEAFVEEPNKKGALKEEQRDKLEEILRGLTPRKNDIGDAMVFCLNNAEAAEEIVDCITESLSILKTPLPKKIARLYLVSDVLYNSSAKVANASYYRKFFETKLCQIFSDLNATYRTIQGHLQSENFKQRVMTCFRAWEDWAIYPEPFLIKLQNIFLGLVNIMEDKETEEVPDDLDGAPIEEELDGAPLEDVDGIPIDAAPIDDLDGVPIKSLDDDLDGVPLDTAEDSKKNEPIFKVAPSKWEAVDESELEAQAVTTSKWELFDQHEESEEEEIQNQEEESEDEEDTQSSKSEEQHMYSNPIKEEMPDSKSSVKYSEMSEEKRAKLREIELKVMKFQDELESGKRPKKPGQSFQEQVEHYRDKLLQREKEKEMERERDRDKKDKEKSETRSKDKKEKEECTPTRKERKRRHSASPSPSRSSGSRRAKSPSPKSERSERSHKESSRSRSSHKDSPRDVSKKGKRSPSGSRTPKRSRRSRSRSPKKSGKKSRSQSRSPHRSHKKSKKSKH; this is encoded by the exons ATGCTCCAATGCTACCACCACCAAAAAACAAGGAGGATTTTGAGAAG GAATTTGCTCGCTTTGATCCATCGAATGATAGAGTTTGTGGTTCGGGAAGGGCCCATGTTCGAAGCCATGATCATGAACCGAGAAATCAACAACCCAATGTTCAG GTTTTTATTTGAAAACCAGACTCCAGCCCATGTGTATTACAGATGGAAGCTTTATTCAATTCTTCAG GGGGACGCTCCAACCAAGTGGAGGACGGAAGATTTCCGCATGTTCAAAAATGGATCCTTCTGGAGGCCACCACCGTTGAACCCATACTTGCATGGGATGTCAGAAGAGCAGGAAACAGAAGCGTTTGTGGAGGAACCAAACAAGAAGGGTGCACTCAAGGAAGA ACAGAGGGACAAACTAGAGGAAATCCTGCGTGGGTTAACACCTCGGAAGAATGACATTGGTGATGCAATGGTCTTCTGTCTAAATAATGCAGAAGCTGCTGAAGAAATTGTGGACTGCATTACAGAGTCCCTGTCCATCCTCAAGACTCCTCTTCCTAAGAAG ATTGCAAGATTGTATCTAGTGTCGGATGTGTTATACAACTCTTCAGCTAAAGTTGCCAATGCTTCCTACTATAGAAAATT TTTTGAAACAAAATTATGTCAGATATTCTCTGATCTCAATGCTACTTACCGTACAATACAAGGCCATTTACAGTCTGAAAATTTCAAG CAACGGGTGATGACATGCTTCCGAGCATGGGAAGACTGGGCAATCTATCCAGAACCATTTCTGATCAAACTACAGAATATTTTCCTGGGACTTGTAAATATCATGGAAGATAAAGAAACAGAG GAAGTACCTGATGATCTTGATGGTGCTCCCATTGAGGAAGAGCTCGATGGTGCTCCACTAGAAGATGTGGATGGAATTCCTATTGATGCTGCTCCTATTGATGATCTGGATGGAGTCCCAATTAAATCTCTGGATGATGATCTGGATGGAGTTCCTT TGGATACAGCTGAAGACTCAAAAAAGAATGAACCTATATTTAAGGTTGCCCCTTCGAAGTGGGAAGCAGTGGATGAATCGGAACTGGAAGCTCAAG CCGTTACTACTTCTAAATGGGAGCTTTTTGACCAACATGAAGAATCTGAGGAGGAGGAAATTCAAAA TCAAGAAGAAGAAAGTGAAGATGAAGAAGACACACAGAGTTCTAAGTCAGAAGAACAGCACATGTATTCAAACCCTATTAAAGAGGAAATGCCTGACTCCAAGTCATCAGTCAAATACTCAGAAATGAGCGAAGAAAAGCGTGCCAAACTCCGAGAGATAGAG CTTAAGGTGATGAAGTTTCAGGATGAGTTAGAGTCTGGGAAGAGACCCAAGAAGCCAGGCCAGAGTTTTCAGGAACAGGTTGAACACTATAGAGACAAGCTGCTCCAGAGG gaaaaagaaaaagagatggaaagagaaCGGGACAGAGACAAAAAGGACAAGGAAAAGTCTGAGACCAGGTCCAAAGATAAGAAGGAAAAAGAGGAATGTACACCAACACGAAAAGAGAG GAAGAGGCGGCACAGCGCCTCCCCCAGCCCGTCCCGCAGCAGCGGCAGCCGCCGCGCCAAGTCCCCCTCGCCCAAATCCGAGCGCTCCGAGCGCTCCCACAAGGAgagctcccgctcccgctcctcgcACAAAGACTCTCCCAGAGATGTCAGTAAAAAAGGCAAAAG gtcGCCCTCTGGCTCCAGGACACCCAAAAGATCAAGAAGGTCACGATCCAGATCCCCTAAAAAGTCAGGGAAAAAATCCAGGTCTCAGTCCCGTTCTCCTCACAGATCTCACAAGAAGTCAAAGAAAAGCAAACACTGA
- the U2SURP gene encoding U2 snRNP-associated SURP motif-containing protein isoform X9: MESKLKAFSIGKMSAAKRTLSKKEQEELKKKEDEKAAAEIYEEFLAAFEGGDGNKVKTFVRGGIVNASKEEHETDEKRGKIYKPSSRFSDQKNQPSQPSNEKPPSLLMIETKKPTLPKNKNKQTTLPGPLKKGEKEKKKSNLELFKEELKQIQEERDERHKTKGRLSRFEPPQSDSDGQRRSMDAPSRRNRSSGVLDDYAPGSHDVGDPSTTNLYLGNINPQMNEEMLCQEFGRFGPLASVKIMWPRTDEERARERNCGFVAFMNRRDAERALKNLNGKMIMSFEMKLGWGKAVPIPPHPIYIPPSMMEHTLPPPPSGLPFNAQPRERLKNPNAPMLPPPKNKEDFEKTLSQAIVKVVIPTERNLLALIHRMIEFVVREGPMFEAMIMNREINNPMFRFLFENQTPAHVYYRWKLYSILQGDAPTKWRTEDFRMFKNGSFWRPPPLNPYLHGMSEEQETEAFVEEPNKKGALKEEQRDKLEEILRGLTPRKNDIGDAMVFCLNNAEAAEEIVDCITESLSILKTPLPKKIARLYLVSDVLYNSSAKVANASYYRKFFETKLCQIFSDLNATYRTIQGHLQSENFKQRVMTCFRAWEDWAIYPEPFLIKLQNIFLGLVNIMEDKETEEVPDDLDGAPIEEELDGAPLEDVDGIPIDAAPIDDLDGVPIKSLDDDLDGVPLDTAEDSKKNEPIFKVAPSKWEAVDESELEAQAVTTSKWELFDQHEESEEEEIQNQEEESEDEEDTQSSKSEEQHMYSNPIKEEMPDSKSSVKYSEMSEEKRAKLREIELKVMKFQDELESGKRPKKPGQSFQEQVEHYRDKLLQREKEKEMERERDRDKKDKEKSETRSKDKKEKEECTPTRKERKRRHSASPSPSRSSGSRRAKSPSPKSERSERSHKESSRSRSSHKDSPRDVSKKGKRSPSGSRTPKRSRRSRSRSPKKSGKKSRSQSRSPHRSHKKSKKSKH; this comes from the exons ATGGAAAGTAAACTTAAAGCATTCAGTATTGGCAAAATGAGTGCTGCCAAACGGACACTGAGTAAGAAGGAGCAAGAAGAATTAAAAAAGAAG GAGGATGAGAAGGCTGCTGCAGAAATTTATGAAGAATTCCTTGCTGCCTTTGAAGGAGGTGATGGTAATAAAGTGAAAACATTTGTAAGAGGAGGAATCGTTAATGCATCTAAAG AGGAGCATGAAACAGATGAAAAACGGGGTAAAATCTATAAACCTTCGTCACGATTCTCAGATCAAAAAAATCAGCCAAGTCAGCCATCTAATGAGAAACCTCCATCCCTCCTAATGATAGAAACCAAAAAGCCT ACCctccccaaaaacaaaaacaaacaaacaactttGCCTGGG CCTTTGaagaaaggagagaaggaaaagaaaaagagtaaTTTGGAACTTTTTAAAGAAGAATTAAAGCA AATCCAGGAGGAGCGTGATGAAAGGCACAAAACAAAAGGTAGATTGAGTCGTTTTGAACCACCCCAGTCTGACTCAGATGGGCAGCGGCGTTCAA TGGATGCTCCTTCAAGAAGAAACAGATCGTCTGGTG TACTGGATGATTATGCACCAGGGTCACATGATGTTGGAGATCCAAGCACAACAAACTTGTATCTGGGAAACATCAATCCTCAG ATGAATGAAGAGATGTTATGTCAAGAATTTGGCCGCTTTGGACCATTAGCGAGTGTTAAAATTATGTGGCCAAGAACTGATgaagaaagagcaagagaaaGAAATTGTGGCTTTGTTGCCTTTATGAACAGAAGAGATGCTGAAAGAGCATTGAAGAATTTAAATG gCAAGATGATAATGTCGTTTGAAATGAAGCTGGGCTGGGGCAAAGCTGTTCCTATCCCACCACATCCCATCTACATTCCGCCCTCCATGATGGAGCACACCCTGCCGCCGCCCCCGTCAGGACTGCCCTTCAATGCCCAGCCTAGGGAGAGGTTGAAGAATCCCAATGCTCCAATGCTACCACCACCAAAAAACAAGGAGGATTTTGAGAAG ACTCTGTCGCAAGCCATAGTCAAAGTGGTTATCCCAACAGAAAG GAATTTGCTCGCTTTGATCCATCGAATGATAGAGTTTGTGGTTCGGGAAGGGCCCATGTTCGAAGCCATGATCATGAACCGAGAAATCAACAACCCAATGTTCAG GTTTTTATTTGAAAACCAGACTCCAGCCCATGTGTATTACAGATGGAAGCTTTATTCAATTCTTCAG GGGGACGCTCCAACCAAGTGGAGGACGGAAGATTTCCGCATGTTCAAAAATGGATCCTTCTGGAGGCCACCACCGTTGAACCCATACTTGCATGGGATGTCAGAAGAGCAGGAAACAGAAGCGTTTGTGGAGGAACCAAACAAGAAGGGTGCACTCAAGGAAGA ACAGAGGGACAAACTAGAGGAAATCCTGCGTGGGTTAACACCTCGGAAGAATGACATTGGTGATGCAATGGTCTTCTGTCTAAATAATGCAGAAGCTGCTGAAGAAATTGTGGACTGCATTACAGAGTCCCTGTCCATCCTCAAGACTCCTCTTCCTAAGAAG ATTGCAAGATTGTATCTAGTGTCGGATGTGTTATACAACTCTTCAGCTAAAGTTGCCAATGCTTCCTACTATAGAAAATT TTTTGAAACAAAATTATGTCAGATATTCTCTGATCTCAATGCTACTTACCGTACAATACAAGGCCATTTACAGTCTGAAAATTTCAAG CAACGGGTGATGACATGCTTCCGAGCATGGGAAGACTGGGCAATCTATCCAGAACCATTTCTGATCAAACTACAGAATATTTTCCTGGGACTTGTAAATATCATGGAAGATAAAGAAACAGAG GAAGTACCTGATGATCTTGATGGTGCTCCCATTGAGGAAGAGCTCGATGGTGCTCCACTAGAAGATGTGGATGGAATTCCTATTGATGCTGCTCCTATTGATGATCTGGATGGAGTCCCAATTAAATCTCTGGATGATGATCTGGATGGAGTTCCTT TGGATACAGCTGAAGACTCAAAAAAGAATGAACCTATATTTAAGGTTGCCCCTTCGAAGTGGGAAGCAGTGGATGAATCGGAACTGGAAGCTCAAG CCGTTACTACTTCTAAATGGGAGCTTTTTGACCAACATGAAGAATCTGAGGAGGAGGAAATTCAAAA TCAAGAAGAAGAAAGTGAAGATGAAGAAGACACACAGAGTTCTAAGTCAGAAGAACAGCACATGTATTCAAACCCTATTAAAGAGGAAATGCCTGACTCCAAGTCATCAGTCAAATACTCAGAAATGAGCGAAGAAAAGCGTGCCAAACTCCGAGAGATAGAG CTTAAGGTGATGAAGTTTCAGGATGAGTTAGAGTCTGGGAAGAGACCCAAGAAGCCAGGCCAGAGTTTTCAGGAACAGGTTGAACACTATAGAGACAAGCTGCTCCAGAGG gaaaaagaaaaagagatggaaagagaaCGGGACAGAGACAAAAAGGACAAGGAAAAGTCTGAGACCAGGTCCAAAGATAAGAAGGAAAAAGAGGAATGTACACCAACACGAAAAGAGAG GAAGAGGCGGCACAGCGCCTCCCCCAGCCCGTCCCGCAGCAGCGGCAGCCGCCGCGCCAAGTCCCCCTCGCCCAAATCCGAGCGCTCCGAGCGCTCCCACAAGGAgagctcccgctcccgctcctcgcACAAAGACTCTCCCAGAGATGTCAGTAAAAAAGGCAAAAG gtcGCCCTCTGGCTCCAGGACACCCAAAAGATCAAGAAGGTCACGATCCAGATCCCCTAAAAAGTCAGGGAAAAAATCCAGGTCTCAGTCCCGTTCTCCTCACAGATCTCACAAGAAGTCAAAGAAAAGCAAACACTGA
- the U2SURP gene encoding U2 snRNP-associated SURP motif-containing protein isoform X10 has translation MESKLKAFSIGKMSAAKRTLSKKEQEELKKKEDEKAAAEIYEEFLAAFEGGDGNKVKTFVRGGIVNASKEEHETDEKRGKIYKPSSRFSDQKNQPSQPSNEKPPSLLMIETKKPPLKKGEKEKKKSNLELFKEELKQIQEERDERHKTKGRLSRFEPPQSDSDGQRRSMDAPSRRNRSSGVLDDYAPGSHDVGDPSTTNLYLGNINPQMNEEMLCQEFGRFGPLASVKIMWPRTDEERARERNCGFVAFMNRRDAERALKNLNGKMIMSFEMKLGWGKAVPIPPHPIYIPPSMMEHTLPPPPSGLPFNAQPRERLKNPNAPMLPPPKNKEDFEKTLSQAIVKVVIPTERNLLALIHRMIEFVVREGPMFEAMIMNREINNPMFRFLFENQTPAHVYYRWKLYSILQGDAPTKWRTEDFRMFKNGSFWRPPPLNPYLHGMSEEQETEAFVEEPNKKGALKEEQRDKLEEILRGLTPRKNDIGDAMVFCLNNAEAAEEIVDCITESLSILKTPLPKKIARLYLVSDVLYNSSAKVANASYYRKFFETKLCQIFSDLNATYRTIQGHLQSENFKQRVMTCFRAWEDWAIYPEPFLIKLQNIFLGLVNIMEDKETEEVPDDLDGAPIEEELDGAPLEDVDGIPIDAAPIDDLDGVPIKSLDDDLDGVPLDTAEDSKKNEPIFKVAPSKWEAVDESELEAQAVTTSKWELFDQHEESEEEEIQNQEEESEDEEDTQSSKSEEQHMYSNPIKEEMPDSKSSVKYSEMSEEKRAKLREIELKVMKFQDELESGKRPKKPGQSFQEQVEHYRDKLLQREKEKEMERERDRDKKDKEKSETRSKDKKEKEECTPTRKERKRRHSASPSPSRSSGSRRAKSPSPKSERSERSHKESSRSRSSHKDSPRDVSKKGKRSPSGSRTPKRSRRSRSRSPKKSGKKSRSQSRSPHRSHKKSKKSKH, from the exons ATGGAAAGTAAACTTAAAGCATTCAGTATTGGCAAAATGAGTGCTGCCAAACGGACACTGAGTAAGAAGGAGCAAGAAGAATTAAAAAAGAAG GAGGATGAGAAGGCTGCTGCAGAAATTTATGAAGAATTCCTTGCTGCCTTTGAAGGAGGTGATGGTAATAAAGTGAAAACATTTGTAAGAGGAGGAATCGTTAATGCATCTAAAG AGGAGCATGAAACAGATGAAAAACGGGGTAAAATCTATAAACCTTCGTCACGATTCTCAGATCAAAAAAATCAGCCAAGTCAGCCATCTAATGAGAAACCTCCATCCCTCCTAATGATAGAAACCAAAAAGCCT CCTTTGaagaaaggagagaaggaaaagaaaaagagtaaTTTGGAACTTTTTAAAGAAGAATTAAAGCA AATCCAGGAGGAGCGTGATGAAAGGCACAAAACAAAAGGTAGATTGAGTCGTTTTGAACCACCCCAGTCTGACTCAGATGGGCAGCGGCGTTCAA TGGATGCTCCTTCAAGAAGAAACAGATCGTCTGGTG TACTGGATGATTATGCACCAGGGTCACATGATGTTGGAGATCCAAGCACAACAAACTTGTATCTGGGAAACATCAATCCTCAG ATGAATGAAGAGATGTTATGTCAAGAATTTGGCCGCTTTGGACCATTAGCGAGTGTTAAAATTATGTGGCCAAGAACTGATgaagaaagagcaagagaaaGAAATTGTGGCTTTGTTGCCTTTATGAACAGAAGAGATGCTGAAAGAGCATTGAAGAATTTAAATG gCAAGATGATAATGTCGTTTGAAATGAAGCTGGGCTGGGGCAAAGCTGTTCCTATCCCACCACATCCCATCTACATTCCGCCCTCCATGATGGAGCACACCCTGCCGCCGCCCCCGTCAGGACTGCCCTTCAATGCCCAGCCTAGGGAGAGGTTGAAGAATCCCAATGCTCCAATGCTACCACCACCAAAAAACAAGGAGGATTTTGAGAAG ACTCTGTCGCAAGCCATAGTCAAAGTGGTTATCCCAACAGAAAG GAATTTGCTCGCTTTGATCCATCGAATGATAGAGTTTGTGGTTCGGGAAGGGCCCATGTTCGAAGCCATGATCATGAACCGAGAAATCAACAACCCAATGTTCAG GTTTTTATTTGAAAACCAGACTCCAGCCCATGTGTATTACAGATGGAAGCTTTATTCAATTCTTCAG GGGGACGCTCCAACCAAGTGGAGGACGGAAGATTTCCGCATGTTCAAAAATGGATCCTTCTGGAGGCCACCACCGTTGAACCCATACTTGCATGGGATGTCAGAAGAGCAGGAAACAGAAGCGTTTGTGGAGGAACCAAACAAGAAGGGTGCACTCAAGGAAGA ACAGAGGGACAAACTAGAGGAAATCCTGCGTGGGTTAACACCTCGGAAGAATGACATTGGTGATGCAATGGTCTTCTGTCTAAATAATGCAGAAGCTGCTGAAGAAATTGTGGACTGCATTACAGAGTCCCTGTCCATCCTCAAGACTCCTCTTCCTAAGAAG ATTGCAAGATTGTATCTAGTGTCGGATGTGTTATACAACTCTTCAGCTAAAGTTGCCAATGCTTCCTACTATAGAAAATT TTTTGAAACAAAATTATGTCAGATATTCTCTGATCTCAATGCTACTTACCGTACAATACAAGGCCATTTACAGTCTGAAAATTTCAAG CAACGGGTGATGACATGCTTCCGAGCATGGGAAGACTGGGCAATCTATCCAGAACCATTTCTGATCAAACTACAGAATATTTTCCTGGGACTTGTAAATATCATGGAAGATAAAGAAACAGAG GAAGTACCTGATGATCTTGATGGTGCTCCCATTGAGGAAGAGCTCGATGGTGCTCCACTAGAAGATGTGGATGGAATTCCTATTGATGCTGCTCCTATTGATGATCTGGATGGAGTCCCAATTAAATCTCTGGATGATGATCTGGATGGAGTTCCTT TGGATACAGCTGAAGACTCAAAAAAGAATGAACCTATATTTAAGGTTGCCCCTTCGAAGTGGGAAGCAGTGGATGAATCGGAACTGGAAGCTCAAG CCGTTACTACTTCTAAATGGGAGCTTTTTGACCAACATGAAGAATCTGAGGAGGAGGAAATTCAAAA TCAAGAAGAAGAAAGTGAAGATGAAGAAGACACACAGAGTTCTAAGTCAGAAGAACAGCACATGTATTCAAACCCTATTAAAGAGGAAATGCCTGACTCCAAGTCATCAGTCAAATACTCAGAAATGAGCGAAGAAAAGCGTGCCAAACTCCGAGAGATAGAG CTTAAGGTGATGAAGTTTCAGGATGAGTTAGAGTCTGGGAAGAGACCCAAGAAGCCAGGCCAGAGTTTTCAGGAACAGGTTGAACACTATAGAGACAAGCTGCTCCAGAGG gaaaaagaaaaagagatggaaagagaaCGGGACAGAGACAAAAAGGACAAGGAAAAGTCTGAGACCAGGTCCAAAGATAAGAAGGAAAAAGAGGAATGTACACCAACACGAAAAGAGAG GAAGAGGCGGCACAGCGCCTCCCCCAGCCCGTCCCGCAGCAGCGGCAGCCGCCGCGCCAAGTCCCCCTCGCCCAAATCCGAGCGCTCCGAGCGCTCCCACAAGGAgagctcccgctcccgctcctcgcACAAAGACTCTCCCAGAGATGTCAGTAAAAAAGGCAAAAG gtcGCCCTCTGGCTCCAGGACACCCAAAAGATCAAGAAGGTCACGATCCAGATCCCCTAAAAAGTCAGGGAAAAAATCCAGGTCTCAGTCCCGTTCTCCTCACAGATCTCACAAGAAGTCAAAGAAAAGCAAACACTGA